The following proteins are encoded in a genomic region of Spirosoma sp. SC4-14:
- a CDS encoding LysR family transcriptional regulator has product MLDFRLNVFYTVAKRLSFTKAAAELYVTQPAVTKHIQELEHQFGTALFDRRGNQISLTTAGQLLLRHAETIMATYRQLEFDMNALKGQPGGTLRLGASSTVAQYVIPPVLARYHEHSADVTVSLLSGNTEQIEQQLLNKDIDLGLVEGRTHHSDIRYTPFVKDELVLVCQADHPLADRDEITIEELKAIPILLRERGSGSLEVIEHALRGIGVRLTDLTIEMQLGSTESIKSYLGSSRCMAFVSIFAVQDKLRAGILKVLDVQGLSIHRDFYSIQLQGITEGLADTFMRFARQHYKRN; this is encoded by the coding sequence ATGCTCGATTTTCGCCTGAATGTCTTTTATACGGTGGCCAAGCGGCTTAGCTTCACCAAAGCAGCCGCCGAATTATACGTAACCCAACCCGCCGTAACGAAGCATATTCAGGAACTCGAACATCAGTTTGGAACGGCCCTCTTCGATAGGCGAGGCAACCAGATTAGTCTGACAACTGCCGGACAGTTGCTATTGCGTCATGCCGAAACCATTATGGCAACCTACCGGCAACTGGAGTTCGATATGAATGCTCTGAAGGGCCAACCCGGTGGCACGCTTCGCCTGGGAGCCAGCTCAACAGTGGCGCAATATGTGATTCCGCCCGTGCTGGCTCGCTATCATGAACATTCGGCCGATGTTACGGTCTCGCTGCTGAGTGGAAATACTGAACAGATTGAACAGCAATTGCTGAATAAAGATATCGATCTTGGGCTGGTTGAAGGCCGAACGCATCATAGCGACATTCGCTATACTCCTTTTGTGAAAGACGAACTGGTACTAGTCTGTCAGGCCGATCATCCACTGGCCGACCGCGACGAGATTACCATCGAAGAGTTAAAAGCAATACCAATTCTCTTGCGCGAACGTGGTTCCGGGTCGCTTGAGGTGATTGAACATGCATTGCGGGGTATTGGTGTTCGGCTTACTGATCTGACCATTGAGATGCAACTTGGAAGTACGGAGAGCATTAAGTCCTATCTGGGCAGCTCGCGCTGTATGGCCTTTGTTTCCATTTTTGCCGTACAGGATAAACTACGGGCGGGCATTCTGAAAGTGCTCGACGTGCAGGGGCTTTCTATTCATCGGGATTTTTATTCGATTCAGTTACAGGGCATAACCGAAGGATTGGCCGATACCTTCATGCGGTTTGCTCGCCAGCACTATAAGCGTAATTAG
- a CDS encoding DsrE family protein — translation MKKFSCLFALFFACTTTASVLAQSDDASPFHGAQPTKSHYRAVYQLNTADTSVIRHALANIQNALNDPRLKGKLEVELVVYGGAVAAYKKDKPYFEKDIRKLKDQGVIMAMCENTMRMRKISRDELFPFVSYVPSANGELIIRDQEGWSIIRP, via the coding sequence ATGAAGAAATTTTCCTGCTTATTCGCTCTCTTTTTTGCCTGTACCACCACCGCATCAGTACTGGCTCAATCCGATGACGCCAGTCCGTTTCATGGCGCTCAGCCAACAAAATCGCATTATCGGGCGGTTTATCAGCTCAATACAGCCGATACATCGGTTATTCGTCATGCACTGGCCAATATTCAGAATGCCCTGAACGACCCACGACTGAAGGGCAAACTGGAGGTTGAGCTGGTGGTATATGGTGGTGCTGTAGCTGCCTATAAAAAGGATAAACCTTATTTTGAGAAGGATATCAGAAAGCTGAAAGATCAGGGTGTAATTATGGCCATGTGCGAGAACACCATGCGGATGCGGAAAATAAGCCGCGACGAATTGTTTCCCTTTGTCAGCTACGTCCCGAGCGCCAATGGCGAGCTAATCATCCGTGATCAGGAAGGATGGTCTATTATTCGGCCGTAA